The Akkermansia muciniphila genome contains a region encoding:
- a CDS encoding 4Fe-4S binding protein, which yields MIGPGLISFFCFLMTAAHFLRGGADTGAILCLALAVLSFSGRGWLRRSVTFLLLASLVLWGVELVHLVRLRIVAGLPFARLGAILLGVLLLHAGAILWRRRGERNLSAPELARSRVFSASVALLFALDALAPFPLLLGERVLPWQGVNGAAILLLAWWGGYCAEGLLNPQASPRRRRVMWTVFASVFFLQFLLGVTVASSLLMTGRLHLPVPFMMLSGPVYRGEGMFMLALFSVSVLLVGSAWCSHLCYFGVWDCLSATSSRRKGRPVKGGKSSRDWRWGFLAAAVGLPFLLAVLGVPLEYALAAALAAALAAPFVWKRSSANGVREYCSRFCPMGLAASLLGRFSPWRMRVGETCTGCMKCASACRDLAISREGGVCRISRRCTLCRDCISRCSHGALGLGMAGPFSSVPSARADLYFITLISVMHVVFLATARV from the coding sequence ATGATTGGCCCCGGACTCATCTCCTTCTTCTGTTTTCTGATGACGGCCGCGCATTTTTTACGCGGCGGCGCGGATACGGGGGCCATTTTGTGCCTGGCGCTGGCGGTCCTGTCTTTTTCCGGGCGCGGCTGGCTCCGCAGGAGCGTAACATTCCTTCTGCTGGCCTCACTGGTTCTTTGGGGAGTGGAATTGGTCCATCTGGTGAGGCTGCGGATAGTGGCGGGGCTGCCGTTCGCGCGCCTGGGCGCCATTCTCCTGGGCGTCCTGCTGCTCCATGCCGGAGCCATTCTGTGGCGCAGGCGGGGGGAGAGGAATTTGTCCGCGCCGGAACTGGCGCGCAGCCGCGTGTTTTCCGCCTCTGTGGCGCTTCTCTTCGCGCTGGATGCGCTGGCTCCTTTCCCCCTTCTGCTGGGAGAGCGCGTGCTGCCATGGCAGGGCGTCAACGGAGCGGCGATTCTGCTTCTGGCGTGGTGGGGCGGCTATTGCGCGGAGGGCCTCCTGAATCCGCAGGCGTCTCCCCGCAGGCGGCGGGTGATGTGGACCGTGTTTGCCTCCGTCTTTTTCCTGCAATTCCTGCTGGGCGTCACGGTGGCTTCCTCCCTGCTGATGACGGGCAGGCTCCATCTTCCCGTGCCGTTCATGATGCTTTCCGGCCCGGTGTACCGGGGAGAGGGGATGTTCATGCTGGCGCTGTTCAGCGTATCCGTGCTTCTGGTTGGAAGCGCCTGGTGCAGCCACCTGTGCTACTTCGGGGTTTGGGACTGCTTGTCCGCCACCTCTTCCCGCAGGAAGGGGCGCCCGGTGAAGGGCGGCAAAAGTTCCCGTGACTGGAGATGGGGTTTCCTGGCCGCGGCAGTGGGGCTCCCGTTCCTCCTGGCCGTTCTGGGCGTGCCGCTGGAATACGCCCTGGCGGCCGCGCTTGCCGCGGCGCTCGCGGCTCCCTTTGTCTGGAAGAGAAGCTCCGCAAACGGCGTGCGGGAATATTGCAGCAGGTTCTGCCCCATGGGCCTGGCGGCCAGTCTGCTGGGCAGGTTTTCCCCCTGGCGCATGCGCGTGGGGGAGACGTGCACCGGCTGCATGAAATGCGCCTCCGCCTGCCGTGACCTGGCCATCTCCCGTGAGGGAGGGGTTTGCCGTATTTCCCGCCGCTGCACCCTGTGCCGGGACTGCATTTCCCGGTGTTCCCATGGCGCGCTTGGCCTCGGCATGGCCGGCCCCTTTTCCTCCGTTCCGTCCGCGCGGGCGGACCTGTACTTTATAACGCTGATTTCCGTCATGCACGTGGTGTTTCTGGCCACGGCGAGAGTCTGA
- a CDS encoding LytTR family DNA-binding domain-containing protein: protein MTVKFIKVTKKDRVCYAPVPEPVEQGDKLEIMEMKEGAFSPPAGRAAAVSLSRNPMVFVKMNDGFQRILMKHILYVEAAGSYCTLHVHGMSSILVSAPLARVAEHLDGEYFIRVHRSYLVNKLHIESIAGNFLQVGNVSIPVSKFMKKKVLGSLNMLSFSK, encoded by the coding sequence ATGACCGTTAAATTTATTAAAGTCACTAAAAAAGATAGGGTCTGCTACGCTCCGGTCCCGGAGCCGGTAGAACAGGGGGACAAGCTGGAAATCATGGAAATGAAGGAGGGGGCTTTCTCCCCGCCGGCGGGCAGGGCGGCTGCGGTTTCCCTGTCCAGGAACCCCATGGTGTTCGTTAAAATGAATGACGGATTCCAGCGCATCCTGATGAAGCACATCCTGTATGTGGAGGCCGCAGGAAGCTACTGCACGCTGCACGTGCACGGCATGTCGTCCATTCTGGTATCCGCGCCGCTGGCTCGGGTGGCGGAACACCTGGACGGGGAATATTTCATCCGTGTGCATCGTTCCTACCTGGTTAACAAGTTGCATATAGAGTCCATTGCGGGTAATTTCCTTCAGGTAGGGAATGTCTCCATCCCCGTCAGCAAGTTCATGAAAAAGAAAGTGCTGGGAAGCCTGAACATGCTATCGTTTTCCAAATAG
- a CDS encoding DUF2589 domain-containing protein, with protein sequence MAIDKSAADVATSSLQSLPFGNIIGGPLVACVEAQAQAARTSWEFIQNVGLYTEGEEKKTVNVSFQFIKDGHMAQITVPLLTIVPIPYIAINSIDINFKANISASAASTETENSSSSADVKTSASARCFWARGSMNASYSSKKDSSATKDSKYSVEYTMDVAVHAGQDSMPAGMAKVLEMLNNSISVVSPEGSLEVQHAIQDDGTVKLMTSYKNKEGLFDPDAITLRIGEATDPFDNGAGNEAKIVKTDSGKEYTISKEDARNCTVNAGELKRKVAVGA encoded by the coding sequence ATGGCAATTGATAAATCAGCAGCCGACGTGGCGACTTCCTCCCTGCAGTCGCTTCCTTTCGGCAACATCATCGGCGGTCCCCTGGTCGCCTGTGTGGAAGCCCAGGCCCAGGCGGCCCGGACCTCCTGGGAGTTCATCCAGAATGTGGGCCTGTACACGGAGGGAGAAGAGAAGAAGACGGTGAACGTCTCCTTCCAGTTCATCAAGGACGGGCACATGGCCCAGATTACGGTCCCCCTTCTGACCATCGTCCCCATTCCCTACATCGCCATCAACTCCATTGACATCAACTTCAAGGCGAACATCAGCGCTTCCGCCGCCAGTACGGAAACGGAGAATTCCTCCAGCTCCGCCGATGTCAAGACATCTGCCTCTGCAAGATGCTTCTGGGCGCGCGGCAGCATGAACGCCAGTTATTCCAGCAAGAAGGACTCCTCCGCCACGAAGGACTCCAAGTACAGCGTGGAATACACGATGGACGTGGCCGTCCATGCCGGGCAGGACAGCATGCCCGCCGGGATGGCCAAGGTGCTGGAAATGCTGAACAACAGCATTTCCGTAGTATCTCCGGAAGGTTCCCTGGAAGTGCAGCATGCCATCCAGGATGACGGAACCGTGAAACTGATGACCTCCTACAAGAACAAGGAAGGCCTGTTTGATCCGGACGCCATCACCCTCCGGATAGGGGAGGCCACGGACCCGTTTGATAACGGTGCGGGGAATGAAGCCAAGATTGTGAAAACGGATTCCGGCAAGGAATACACGATTTCCAAGGAGGACGCCAGGAACTGCACGGTGAACGCCGGAGAACTCAAAAGGAAGGTGGCTGTAGGCGCCTGA
- a CDS encoding DUF2589 domain-containing protein, whose product MSDSTNNKVNGHIMSLQQLISAPLVATIDADAMSTERYMKHFMSLAFESYNPADGSTGALRLISFNFTDSDASGGAEKKVSVPLISLVTLPLLQIKQADFDFDINIIDAVASAPDERFSLNKGEVDSSAGKGQGDGLNFRASLAPQSGRGAASSSLQANMKIHVAMQQADMPSGLSQFLQLTSRPHYEDSPSQEKNN is encoded by the coding sequence ATGAGTGATTCTACAAACAACAAGGTGAACGGGCACATCATGAGCCTGCAGCAGTTGATTTCGGCCCCGCTGGTCGCGACGATTGATGCGGACGCGATGTCCACGGAACGCTACATGAAGCATTTCATGTCCCTGGCTTTTGAGTCCTACAATCCCGCGGACGGTTCCACGGGGGCGTTAAGGCTCATCAGCTTTAATTTTACGGACAGCGACGCTTCCGGCGGCGCGGAGAAGAAAGTCAGCGTGCCGCTCATCAGCCTGGTGACGCTGCCTCTGCTGCAAATCAAGCAGGCGGACTTTGACTTTGACATCAACATCATTGACGCGGTCGCCTCCGCTCCGGATGAACGCTTTTCCCTGAACAAGGGTGAGGTGGATTCCTCCGCTGGGAAGGGGCAGGGTGACGGCCTGAACTTCCGGGCTTCCCTGGCGCCCCAGTCGGGCAGGGGGGCCGCCTCTTCCTCCCTGCAGGCGAACATGAAAATCCATGTAGCCATGCAGCAGGCGGACATGCCTTCCGGCCTGTCCCAATTCCTCCAGCTGACCTCCAGGCCGCATTATGAAGACTCTCCCTCCCAGGAGAAAAATAACTAA
- a CDS encoding DUF3820 family protein has protein sequence MNDPKIPDAEDLRKLVEEIARTHVPFGMYGPAKYPPQGCPLMDVPQEYLAWFQAKGFPKGKLGRLMEQCLLLKGNGLDPLFDPFRKANGGRTKKNARRRVWDFENE, from the coding sequence ATGAACGATCCCAAAATACCGGACGCGGAAGATTTGAGAAAACTGGTGGAGGAAATCGCCCGGACCCATGTCCCCTTCGGCATGTACGGCCCGGCCAAGTACCCGCCCCAGGGGTGCCCGCTGATGGACGTGCCCCAGGAATACCTGGCATGGTTCCAGGCCAAGGGCTTCCCCAAGGGAAAACTTGGCCGCCTGATGGAACAGTGCCTGCTGCTGAAGGGTAACGGGCTGGACCCGCTTTTTGACCCCTTCCGCAAGGCCAACGGCGGACGGACGAAGAAAAACGCCCGCCGCCGCGTGTGGGATTTTGAGAACGAATAA
- a CDS encoding alpha/beta fold hydrolase, with product MLWLLHGNLGSPADWKPAMEALRAGGIEARALNLWKYLECCPKSLEDMGRVLCSEIAAQDKHPWLCGYSLGGRLAMQAVLAHPPLWKGAVFVSAHPGLEDEAEKAARRAKDAEWAVKCLSAPWEDFLKEWDTQAVFGGESGNPDRSSLKPWRKSISRAFIDWSVGAQKNLAPLLRQSPVPQLWIAGERDTKFTALARRAAGEQAVIIPHAGHRLPLEAPARLAESLQQFILQNP from the coding sequence ATGCTTTGGCTCCTGCACGGCAATCTGGGATCTCCTGCGGACTGGAAGCCCGCCATGGAAGCCCTGCGCGCCGGAGGGATAGAGGCCCGCGCCCTGAATCTATGGAAGTATCTGGAATGCTGCCCCAAGAGCCTGGAGGACATGGGGCGCGTGCTGTGCTCTGAAATAGCCGCCCAGGACAAGCATCCCTGGCTCTGCGGCTATTCCCTGGGAGGCAGGCTGGCCATGCAGGCCGTTCTGGCCCATCCCCCCCTCTGGAAGGGCGCCGTATTCGTCAGCGCCCATCCCGGGCTGGAAGATGAAGCGGAAAAAGCCGCGCGCCGCGCAAAGGATGCGGAATGGGCCGTCAAATGCCTTTCCGCCCCATGGGAGGATTTTTTAAAGGAATGGGACACGCAGGCCGTGTTTGGCGGAGAATCGGGAAATCCTGACCGCTCCTCCCTGAAACCGTGGCGCAAGTCCATCTCCCGCGCGTTTATTGACTGGTCCGTGGGTGCGCAGAAGAACCTGGCGCCCCTCCTGCGCCAGTCCCCCGTGCCCCAGTTGTGGATAGCCGGGGAGCGCGACACCAAATTTACTGCCTTGGCCCGTCGTGCGGCGGGGGAACAAGCCGTCATCATCCCCCACGCCGGCCACCGCCTCCCCCTGGAAGCTCCGGCACGGCTGGCGGAAAGCCTTCAACAATTCATCCTGCAAAACCCATGA
- a CDS encoding MarC family protein: MQDFLSTVILLFIVIDPVGLAPMIQGMLKKYSPARQKAILMRELVFALSLLLLFFFSGKFLLNLLGLEPATLNISGGILLFLVALGMVFPAKDMLASAGRTAGQDEPFIVPIAMPLMAGPSSLAIIMLHASQSPDSISQMTYAGAIVTAWLLSGVVLFIAQRFLRLLGEKGTIALERMMGMVLIMISVQMFMNGLAGYGVK; the protein is encoded by the coding sequence ATGCAGGATTTCCTTTCCACCGTTATTCTCCTGTTCATCGTCATTGATCCCGTGGGACTGGCTCCGATGATTCAGGGCATGCTGAAAAAGTATTCTCCGGCCCGGCAGAAGGCCATTCTGATGCGTGAACTTGTGTTTGCGCTGAGCCTGTTGCTGTTGTTCTTTTTTTCCGGCAAATTCTTGCTGAACCTGCTGGGGCTGGAACCGGCTACCCTGAATATTTCCGGAGGCATCCTGCTATTCCTCGTGGCGCTGGGCATGGTATTCCCGGCCAAGGACATGCTTGCCTCCGCCGGACGCACGGCAGGCCAGGACGAGCCTTTCATCGTTCCCATCGCCATGCCCCTGATGGCCGGGCCTTCCTCCCTGGCCATCATCATGCTGCATGCTTCCCAGAGCCCGGACAGCATTTCCCAGATGACTTACGCCGGGGCCATCGTGACGGCATGGCTCCTTTCCGGAGTGGTGCTTTTCATTGCGCAGAGGTTCCTGCGCCTGCTGGGGGAAAAGGGAACGATCGCCTTGGAACGGATGATGGGCATGGTGCTCATCATGATTTCCGTCCAGATGTTTATGAATGGCCTCGCCGGATACGGCGTGAAATAG
- a CDS encoding GDSL-type esterase/lipase family protein, whose translation MTEPSPPPGIRAVLNGAGELELSTVNAPPGAVVRMDINADSPRMLCTQGRYLAPVQAPPGTRIRYRLFQGRRGLTEPETFIMPGIPPAQPVPSTLIPCTQNRDFMIYDWPARHEAVCRLVRETHPDLLFIGDSITHFWGGPPVDEPHRDILQKSPETWNLCTAGMTAANLGFGYDRVENALWRLRHGELDGAAENAVCVVLLGTNNLTENTDAEILEGVRAVCREITGRLARAAIILQGFYPRNSAREGTAERIASINLLLNRLAAEQGFIYTEPGRVMADASGYVPEELSSDGLHPSAAGYERIAAVLAPVIRQAAERKK comes from the coding sequence ATGACAGAACCTTCTCCACCCCCCGGGATCCGCGCCGTCCTGAACGGCGCCGGAGAACTGGAACTCTCCACGGTAAACGCCCCTCCCGGCGCAGTCGTCCGCATGGACATAAATGCGGACTCTCCCCGCATGCTCTGCACGCAGGGCCGTTACCTGGCTCCGGTGCAGGCGCCCCCCGGCACGCGCATCCGTTACCGCCTGTTTCAGGGCAGGCGCGGGCTTACGGAACCGGAAACCTTCATCATGCCGGGCATTCCTCCCGCCCAGCCCGTGCCGTCCACGCTGATTCCCTGCACCCAGAACCGGGATTTCATGATTTATGACTGGCCCGCGCGCCATGAAGCCGTGTGCCGCCTGGTGCGGGAAACGCATCCGGACCTCCTCTTCATCGGTGACTCCATCACCCACTTCTGGGGAGGGCCGCCTGTGGACGAGCCCCACCGGGACATCCTCCAGAAATCCCCGGAAACATGGAACCTGTGCACGGCGGGAATGACGGCGGCCAATCTGGGCTTCGGCTATGACCGGGTGGAAAACGCCCTGTGGCGGCTCCGCCACGGCGAGCTGGACGGCGCGGCGGAAAATGCCGTCTGCGTGGTCCTCCTGGGCACGAACAACCTCACGGAAAACACGGACGCGGAAATCCTGGAAGGCGTCCGCGCCGTCTGCCGGGAAATCACCGGAAGGCTGGCAAGAGCCGCCATCATCCTCCAGGGCTTCTACCCGCGCAACAGCGCGCGGGAAGGCACGGCGGAACGCATTGCCTCCATCAATCTTCTCCTGAACCGCCTGGCTGCGGAACAGGGTTTCATTTACACGGAACCGGGCCGCGTCATGGCGGACGCTTCCGGATACGTTCCGGAAGAACTCTCCAGCGACGGCCTGCATCCCTCCGCGGCCGGTTACGAACGCATCGCCGCCGTGCTGGCCCCTGTCATCAGGCAGGCGGCGGAACGGAAAAAATAA